The stretch of DNA CTGGTAAATTCATGACCGACTGCGTGTGGTGGTTCTATCTGACGTGGCTCCCCAAGTTTTTCAACGAAAATGCATCATTCAAGCTCGACCTGAAAACCATTGGTCCGGCATTCTTGGTCATCTATTTGGTTTCCGACGCCGGTAGTATTCTGTTCGGCTATGTGTCTACGTCGTTTATCAAGCGCGGATGGTCGCCCAATGCAGCCCGCAAAACCACTATGCTGCTTTGTGCGCTTTGCGTGGTGCCGATTTACTTTGCGTCGGTCACGGGGAGTTTGGTCGTTGCGGTTGCGCTGATTGCCATAGCCGCAGCCGCGCATCAGGGCTGGTCGGCCAATTTGTACACCATTGTTACCGACATGTTTCCGAAGCGGGCGGTGGCGTCGGTAATTGGGTTTGGCGGCATGTTTGGGGCACTGGGCGGTGCATTGCTCGATAAAAATTCGGGCTGGCTTATCAACAACTTCGGCTATGGCTCGCTGTTTCTGATTGCGTCGGTTGCCTATCTGTCGGCATTGGCCGTTATTCACCTGCTGGTGCCGAAACTCGCACCGATTCCTGAGAAATAAAAACACCCCACCCCAACCCCTCCCCGTTAGGGAGGGGCATCTAAAGAAGCTTACGCGAGTAAGCCCCTCCCTAACGGGGAGGGGTTGGGGTGGGGTAACAACACGATGACCACAACTGACCAACTTCTTCAAGCCGGTATCGTTCCGGTTTTTTCCCATGCAGACGCCGATATAAGCGTTCAGGTCGTTCGGGCAAGCTACGCGGGCGGTATCCGGGTGTTTGAATACACCAACCGAAACGCGTCGGCACTCGACAATTTTAAGCGATTAGTGGCCGCAAAAGCCGACCATTTTCCCGATATGCTGCTGGGTATTGGCACTATCTGGCAACCCGAACACGCCCGGCAGTTCATCGAAGCCGGGGCCGCGTTTGTGGTAGCTCCGGGCCTGAATCCGGCAGTGGGCGACGTTTGCCGGACGCAGAACGTGCCGTGGCTACCGGGCTGCATGACCGTGTCGGAGGTTTTTCAGGCGATGCAGGCCGGGGCCGATTTTGTCAAAATTTTTCCGGGCGAGGTAGTTGGTCCAGCCTTCGTGCGGTCGGTAAAGAGCGTACTGCCCACGGCGCGGCTGATGGTGACGGGGGGCGTTGAACCAACCGAAGCAAGCCTGTCGGCCTGGTTTGGCGCGGGCGTAACGGCGGTCGGCATGGGATCGCAACTATTTCAGAAACAGGCTATTGCCGAGCAGAATTGGAAAGCTATCGAGCAAATGGTTTCACGAACGCTGACAATTCTGGAGCAGATTCGGTAATACTTAAAATGCCACCGACTTTAGCCGTAAGCCCAGGTTTTCGGGCATTCCAAACACGAGATTCATATTTTGCACAGCCTGCCCCGACGCCCCTTTTGTCAGGTTATCGATGATGCTCGTGATAAGCAGTTGCCCGTTGTGTAGTTCCAGATGCAACAGGCATTTATTCGTGTTCACTACCTGTTTCAGATCAATCGGCGTGTCGC from Spirosoma montaniterrae encodes:
- the eda gene encoding bifunctional 4-hydroxy-2-oxoglutarate aldolase/2-dehydro-3-deoxy-phosphogluconate aldolase, yielding MTTTDQLLQAGIVPVFSHADADISVQVVRASYAGGIRVFEYTNRNASALDNFKRLVAAKADHFPDMLLGIGTIWQPEHARQFIEAGAAFVVAPGLNPAVGDVCRTQNVPWLPGCMTVSEVFQAMQAGADFVKIFPGEVVGPAFVRSVKSVLPTARLMVTGGVEPTEASLSAWFGAGVTAVGMGSQLFQKQAIAEQNWKAIEQMVSRTLTILEQIR